The genomic segment TAAGGGTTTTGGTTGGTGTTTGTAATAACATTAGCCTTATTAGGTTGTTATTTACCTGATAAGTAAAAAAACAAGCTGTTCTAAACTTTTTTTGATGAGAATTCTACAATAAAGTAGTAATATGGGTTCTGATGCGATTGTTACTGAAGGTAAATTTGCTAATTTAAAATTATAATAGCTGAACATTGTTTGTCGATTGATATAAAAGAGACCCTATATACTTTATACAATGGTTTAAAAAATGGTAGTCGAGAAATCCCCCTATTGACTGGTTATAATGGA from the Borreliella spielmanii genome contains:
- a CDS encoding P52 family lipoprotein, whose amino-acid sequence is MSIDIKETLYTLYNGLKNGSREIPLLTGYNGEYFNKFFLELGYERSK